A region of Streptomyces halobius DNA encodes the following proteins:
- a CDS encoding FAD-dependent monooxygenase produces MRNDMPPRIAVVGGGLAGLTLALALHRAGLACQVYEQAPQLGEVGAGIQLAPSATRLLHRLGLEPPLRSLAVEPVGMEFRRWADSSVISRGLLGAHCEQRYGAPYYALHRADLHRVLVEALPAGTIRLDARCVDFREGPEGVVLRFADGTEAAADVAVGADGIHSVLRQSLVADRPRAFGQSVYRGLVDGRRVPELVAEPRVLLWLGPGRHFVCYPVSGGRLVNFVATVPTSGSTDESWSRRGRVEDVIAAYERWCADVTSVIGAADKVSLWALHDRAPVERWSTGRITLLGDSAHPMLPFLGQGANQAVEDAVALAGCLRDAGSRTLPAALERYESMRRPRTTEVQERSRGNSTAFHLPDGEAQRERDARMGALAPDGPDWLYGYDVEGALAGRQST; encoded by the coding sequence ATGAGGAATGACATGCCGCCGCGTATCGCTGTGGTCGGAGGAGGGCTCGCGGGGCTGACGCTCGCGCTCGCGCTGCACCGCGCCGGGCTGGCGTGCCAGGTGTACGAACAGGCCCCACAGCTGGGTGAGGTGGGAGCGGGCATACAGTTGGCGCCGAGCGCGACCAGGCTGCTGCATCGTCTCGGCCTGGAGCCTCCGCTGCGATCATTGGCCGTGGAGCCGGTGGGCATGGAGTTCCGCCGCTGGGCGGACAGTTCGGTGATCAGCCGTGGGCTGCTGGGAGCGCACTGTGAGCAGCGGTACGGCGCCCCTTACTACGCGCTGCACCGCGCCGATCTGCATCGGGTGTTGGTCGAGGCGCTGCCGGCGGGCACGATCCGGCTGGACGCCAGGTGCGTCGACTTCCGGGAGGGGCCGGAGGGGGTGGTACTGCGGTTCGCGGACGGCACGGAGGCCGCGGCGGATGTCGCCGTCGGGGCCGACGGCATCCACTCCGTGCTGCGCCAGTCGCTGGTGGCCGACCGGCCGCGCGCCTTCGGCCAGTCCGTCTACCGGGGGCTGGTGGACGGCCGGCGGGTGCCCGAGCTGGTGGCGGAGCCCAGGGTGCTGCTGTGGCTGGGGCCGGGACGGCACTTCGTGTGCTATCCGGTGTCGGGGGGACGGCTGGTCAATTTCGTGGCGACGGTGCCCACCTCCGGCTCCACGGACGAGTCGTGGTCGCGCCGAGGCCGGGTCGAGGATGTGATCGCGGCGTACGAGCGATGGTGCGCGGATGTCACGTCGGTCATCGGCGCGGCGGACAAGGTGAGTCTGTGGGCGCTGCACGACCGGGCACCGGTGGAGCGATGGAGCACCGGCCGCATCACGCTCCTCGGTGATTCGGCGCACCCGATGCTGCCGTTCCTCGGCCAGGGCGCCAATCAGGCCGTCGAGGACGCGGTGGCTCTTGCGGGCTGTCTGCGGGACGCCGGGTCGCGCACGCTTCCCGCGGCCCTGGAGCGCTATGAGTCGATGCGCCGGCCCCGGACCACCGAGGTGCAGGAGCGTTCGCGAGGCAACAGCACGGCGTTCCATCTGCCGGACGGCGAGGCGCAGCGCGAGCGCGACGCGAGGATGGGTGCCCTCGCACCGGACGGGCCGGACTGGCTCTATGGATACGACGTCGAAGGCGCCCTGGCGGGCCGTCAGTCGACCTGA
- a CDS encoding IS701 family transposase has product MGELIGPLFARPEPRAQAMQYALGLLAVGGRSNTWQLAQRVGDASPWRMQRLLTRARWDADAVQETVRGYLSAYLGHPGAMLVLGQSDALKKGGKTVAAARQYTELTRRVENCQTAVMTAYISPRGQALIDRELHLPESWTDDPQRCVKAGVPEERLAYRTKAELARMMIERAEASSVPFQWVCGGQDYGQDEELRGWLEQKGIGYVLAVPAGRLDAASVAAALPRQRWWPSPGAPGDPGTVPGRWTRVMAPSAPHWGPAAPPGDGFARFLLLHRRPDAPRTECYLVHAPRDTRSGAMVTAALARHQARRYVDTARLHTGLDRHEIRTWTAWYRHTTLSLLALAAHTVATSRTD; this is encoded by the coding sequence TTGGGAGAGCTGATCGGTCCGCTTTTCGCCCGCCCCGAACCACGTGCTCAGGCGATGCAGTATGCCCTGGGCCTGCTCGCCGTCGGCGGGCGCAGCAACACCTGGCAGCTGGCTCAGCGGGTGGGGGACGCTTCGCCCTGGCGGATGCAGCGCCTGCTGACACGGGCCCGATGGGATGCCGACGCCGTTCAGGAAACGGTCCGCGGCTACCTCTCCGCATACCTGGGGCACCCCGGGGCGATGCTGGTCCTCGGGCAGAGCGACGCTTTGAAGAAAGGCGGGAAGACGGTCGCCGCGGCCCGGCAGTACACCGAGCTCACCCGGCGCGTCGAGAACTGCCAGACCGCCGTCATGACCGCCTATATCTCCCCGCGCGGCCAGGCCCTGATCGACCGTGAGCTGCATCTGCCGGAGTCCTGGACCGACGATCCGCAACGCTGCGTCAAGGCCGGCGTCCCCGAGGAGCGCCTCGCGTACCGGACCAAGGCCGAGCTGGCCCGGATGATGATCGAGCGCGCCGAGGCGTCGTCCGTACCGTTCCAGTGGGTGTGCGGCGGACAGGACTACGGCCAGGACGAGGAACTGCGCGGCTGGCTTGAGCAGAAAGGTATCGGCTACGTCCTCGCCGTGCCCGCCGGACGTCTCGACGCGGCCTCGGTCGCTGCCGCCCTGCCGAGGCAGCGCTGGTGGCCGTCCCCCGGTGCCCCGGGCGACCCCGGAACCGTTCCCGGCAGATGGACCCGGGTGATGGCACCAAGCGCACCGCATTGGGGACCGGCGGCGCCTCCCGGTGACGGCTTCGCCCGCTTCCTGTTGCTGCACCGCCGGCCCGACGCGCCACGGACCGAGTGCTATCTGGTGCACGCCCCTCGGGACACCCGATCCGGTGCCATGGTGACCGCTGCGCTGGCCCGCCACCAGGCGCGGCGCTACGTGGACACCGCCCGGCTGCACACCGGTCTCGACCGGCACGAGATCCGCACCTGGACCGCCTGGTACCGGCACACCACGCTCTCCCTCCTGGCCCTGGCGGCCCATACGGTCGCCACGAGCCGGACCGACTGA
- a CDS encoding 50S ribosomal protein L11 methyltransferase, whose translation MSISANSLTNGSKEFRDEEFTTPDVDGSPGLRLALASLQSQAQELNRLVTATLDTMAQPREKLAPHTAAFAEIATRSIPRWHFAMLNDTERNDALIVALERRIPAGAHVLDIGTGTGLLAMAAARAGAGRVVTCEENPLLVEIARQIIDRHGMSDVITVVNKRSTHLAMGIDLERPVDVLISEVVDCGLIGEGLLPTMRHAREHLLAPGGVLIPGAARLYGQLIQSEVTNGLNRVGNAGGFDVSLMNVASTRGHFPVRLHTWPHDILSGPVELLDFDLLDGPLEAGSRAVRLPATAAGPAHALVAWFELDLGSGVVLRNSPDNVGSHWMQALIPFDKPVPVTPGDELDVELHWTDYSLSAR comes from the coding sequence ATGAGTATTTCCGCTAACTCCCTGACCAACGGGAGTAAAGAATTCCGGGACGAGGAATTCACCACGCCCGACGTCGACGGGTCTCCGGGACTGCGTCTCGCGCTCGCCTCGTTGCAGTCACAGGCGCAGGAGCTGAACCGGCTGGTGACCGCCACGCTCGACACCATGGCCCAGCCCCGGGAGAAGCTCGCCCCCCACACCGCGGCCTTCGCCGAGATCGCCACCCGTTCGATCCCGCGCTGGCACTTCGCGATGCTCAACGACACCGAACGCAATGACGCCCTCATCGTGGCGCTGGAGCGCCGGATCCCGGCCGGTGCCCACGTCCTGGACATCGGCACCGGCACCGGTCTGCTGGCCATGGCCGCGGCGCGGGCAGGCGCCGGACGGGTCGTCACCTGCGAGGAGAACCCGCTGCTCGTCGAGATCGCCCGCCAGATCATCGACCGGCACGGGATGTCCGACGTCATCACCGTGGTCAACAAACGCTCCACCCATCTGGCGATGGGCATCGACCTGGAGCGCCCGGTCGATGTCCTCATCTCCGAGGTCGTCGACTGCGGGCTGATCGGCGAGGGCCTGCTGCCCACGATGCGTCACGCCCGGGAGCATCTGCTCGCCCCGGGCGGGGTCCTGATCCCCGGTGCGGCGCGGCTGTACGGCCAGCTCATCCAGAGCGAGGTGACCAACGGGCTCAACCGGGTAGGAAACGCCGGCGGTTTCGATGTGTCGCTGATGAACGTGGCGTCGACCCGCGGGCACTTCCCCGTACGGCTGCACACCTGGCCGCACGACATCCTCTCCGGCCCCGTCGAGCTGCTGGACTTCGATCTGCTCGACGGTCCGCTGGAGGCCGGAAGCCGGGCGGTACGCCTGCCGGCCACCGCCGCGGGACCGGCACACGCGCTGGTCGCCTGGTTCGAACTCGACCTCGGCTCCGGAGTCGTACTGCGCAACTCTCCCGACAACGTCGGGTCCCACTGGATGCAGGCGCTGATCCCGTTCGACAAGCCCGTCCCGGTCACCCCGGGCGACGAGCTGGACGTGGAACTGCACTGGACCGACTACAGCCTCTCCGCGCGCTGA
- a CDS encoding iron-containing redox enzyme family protein, with the protein MSHTPFPYEPYELHGKELRDAVVRYASNPLYLDNEEWENSDNPYRRQLRPQVLAHLDFDRVPGRDELLDYSSLAVQRLLTTVYEADLVFLPKSGLKGTWEDFKRFYSPTNRVLGEMIRPALERYAFGFLDREVETSGNWTAESLEAYLESLNAHEPAGASLAEQAIADSTDRERAARMWLIQFAPDFLSEASPMIRNVLGYYGAAQSEWFKIIIDEYGYGVHDTKHSKLFERTLESVGLQADVHRYWQYYLNSSLLMNNYFHYLGKNHELFFRYVGALYYTEATLVDFCRRATALLKDVFGDRVDTQYFTEHVHIDQHHGRMALEKLIRPLVEEHGEEIIPEIVRGIEEYRRIQDLADEDFATQIGWMDNGPEFKKLHAPVWEAIKSGRVTAPVADIVEPYGELSNTHCHDGDELCHIVSGTMKFVSGFDSHQILEAGEGTVIQRNRLHGAIIESEECVYQIHSVGDYKKCMS; encoded by the coding sequence ATGAGCCACACTCCGTTCCCCTACGAACCGTACGAACTGCACGGCAAGGAGCTGCGCGACGCGGTCGTGCGCTATGCGAGCAACCCCCTCTATCTCGACAACGAGGAGTGGGAGAACAGCGACAACCCCTATCGGCGCCAGCTGCGCCCGCAGGTGCTCGCGCACCTGGACTTCGACCGTGTCCCGGGACGCGACGAATTACTCGACTACAGCAGCCTGGCCGTGCAGCGACTGCTTACCACGGTGTACGAGGCCGACCTGGTCTTCCTGCCCAAGTCGGGGCTGAAGGGCACGTGGGAGGACTTCAAGCGGTTCTACAGCCCGACCAACCGGGTGCTGGGCGAGATGATCCGGCCCGCGCTGGAACGGTATGCCTTCGGCTTCCTCGACAGGGAGGTGGAGACTTCCGGGAACTGGACGGCCGAGAGCCTGGAGGCGTATCTGGAATCGCTCAACGCCCACGAACCCGCCGGGGCTTCCCTGGCCGAGCAGGCCATCGCCGACTCCACCGACCGTGAGCGTGCGGCCCGTATGTGGCTCATCCAGTTCGCCCCGGACTTCCTCTCCGAGGCGTCGCCGATGATCCGGAACGTGCTCGGCTACTACGGTGCCGCCCAGTCCGAATGGTTCAAGATCATCATCGATGAGTACGGCTACGGGGTGCACGACACCAAGCACAGCAAGCTCTTCGAGCGCACCCTGGAGTCGGTCGGCCTGCAGGCCGATGTCCACCGGTACTGGCAGTACTACCTCAACAGCAGCCTGCTGATGAACAACTACTTCCACTACCTGGGCAAGAACCACGAACTGTTCTTCCGGTACGTCGGCGCGCTCTACTACACCGAGGCCACACTGGTGGACTTCTGCCGCCGGGCCACCGCACTGCTCAAGGACGTCTTCGGCGACCGCGTCGACACCCAGTACTTCACCGAGCATGTGCACATCGACCAGCACCACGGACGGATGGCGCTGGAGAAGCTGATCCGCCCCCTCGTCGAGGAGCACGGCGAGGAGATCATTCCGGAGATCGTCCGGGGCATCGAGGAGTACCGCCGCATCCAGGACCTCGCCGACGAGGACTTCGCCACGCAGATCGGCTGGATGGACAACGGCCCCGAGTTCAAGAAGCTCCACGCGCCTGTGTGGGAGGCCATCAAGAGCGGCCGGGTGACCGCCCCCGTCGCCGATATCGTCGAGCCGTACGGCGAACTGTCCAACACCCACTGCCACGACGGTGACGAACTGTGCCACATCGTGTCCGGGACGATGAAGTTCGTCTCCGGCTTCGACTCGCACCAGATTCTCGAAGCGGGCGAGGGCACCGTCATCCAGCGCAACCGTCTGCACGGCGCGATCATCGAGTCCGAGGAGTGCGTCTATCAGATCCACTCGGTGGGGGACTACAAGAAGTGCATGTCGTGA
- a CDS encoding Rieske 2Fe-2S domain-containing protein, producing the protein MTFSVAGRNNCAVVAGEPYVYARTDEGAFVMRARCPHRGGPLHLATLAPERNRLVCPWHERKTSLTRLRQEIPAVRSGDTVTAVFPGTPDATVGFGHRPLSVDLAG; encoded by the coding sequence GTGACGTTCTCCGTGGCCGGCCGGAACAACTGCGCGGTGGTGGCCGGCGAACCCTATGTCTACGCGCGGACCGACGAGGGGGCCTTTGTGATGCGGGCCCGCTGCCCGCACCGCGGTGGCCCGCTGCACCTGGCCACGCTGGCCCCCGAACGCAACCGGCTGGTGTGCCCGTGGCACGAGCGCAAGACGTCGCTGACCCGGCTGCGACAGGAGATCCCCGCTGTGCGCAGCGGTGACACCGTCACCGCGGTCTTTCCCGGGACGCCCGACGCCACGGTCGGCTTCGGACACCGGCCGCTGTCGGTGGACCTGGCGGGATGA
- a CDS encoding ATP-grasp domain-containing protein: protein MSPYPSGSPAVIVDPFSSGGLYAPAFRAAEVPVMAVVSYPEIPPAYAGSFRPEDFDEVLTWTGKEDALVERLRELRPRCVLPGAEIGVELADRLAAQVVPEVANVPALAAARRHKYAMAQAVAAAGLPVLRQLCCDDADEVAAWLEREGLTGHDLVVKPPKSASTDGVTRIVGGRGWRQEFEAQLGRLNQWQIPNDQMLVQEYATGTEYVVDVFSHSGTHTVTDVCRYRKIDSGGQMAVYESMDWVPEDRPEVPELVRYTRGVLDAVGFRWGAAHVEVMMTADGPRLIEVNARPHGGGHPRFCRTATGDSQVDRAVAYFTGRGPVPSGYELHRRVRVVFLISRSSGIVRNAEVLHDIKEVTSHHVSAVPVRNGDRIAPTKDLLGTLSLGFVVLAHEDPAQLDADHAAIRRIESLLTVDPEADAA from the coding sequence GTGTCCCCGTATCCTTCCGGCAGCCCCGCCGTCATCGTCGACCCGTTCTCCTCCGGTGGCCTGTATGCCCCGGCCTTCCGCGCGGCGGAAGTCCCGGTGATGGCCGTCGTCTCGTACCCGGAGATTCCCCCGGCCTACGCCGGGTCCTTCCGTCCCGAGGACTTCGACGAGGTCCTGACCTGGACCGGGAAGGAAGACGCGCTGGTGGAGCGACTGCGGGAGCTGCGGCCGCGCTGCGTCCTGCCGGGCGCCGAGATCGGTGTGGAACTCGCCGACCGGCTGGCGGCACAGGTCGTCCCCGAGGTGGCGAACGTTCCCGCTCTGGCGGCGGCCCGCCGTCACAAGTACGCCATGGCGCAGGCCGTTGCGGCGGCCGGGCTGCCGGTGCTGCGGCAGCTGTGCTGCGACGACGCGGACGAGGTCGCCGCCTGGCTCGAACGGGAAGGGCTGACCGGCCACGACCTGGTGGTGAAGCCGCCGAAGAGCGCGAGTACGGACGGGGTGACACGGATCGTCGGCGGGCGCGGCTGGCGCCAGGAGTTCGAGGCCCAGCTCGGCCGACTGAACCAGTGGCAGATCCCCAACGACCAGATGCTGGTGCAGGAGTACGCGACGGGCACCGAGTATGTCGTGGACGTCTTCAGCCACTCGGGCACGCACACCGTCACCGATGTGTGCCGCTATCGCAAGATCGACAGCGGCGGACAGATGGCGGTGTACGAATCCATGGACTGGGTTCCCGAGGACCGGCCCGAGGTGCCGGAGCTCGTTCGCTACACCCGGGGCGTGCTGGACGCGGTCGGCTTCCGGTGGGGCGCCGCACATGTCGAGGTGATGATGACCGCCGACGGGCCGCGGCTGATCGAGGTCAACGCCCGCCCGCACGGCGGCGGCCACCCGCGCTTCTGCCGCACCGCGACCGGCGACAGCCAAGTCGACCGGGCAGTGGCGTACTTCACCGGCCGGGGCCCGGTGCCGAGCGGCTATGAGCTGCACCGACGAGTGCGCGTGGTGTTTCTGATCAGCCGGTCGTCCGGGATTGTGCGGAACGCCGAAGTCCTCCATGACATAAAGGAGGTGACGAGCCACCATGTCTCTGCGGTGCCGGTGCGCAACGGCGACCGCATCGCCCCGACGAAGGACCTGCTGGGCACACTGTCCCTCGGGTTCGTGGTACTCGCCCATGAGGACCCGGCGCAGCTCGACGCCGACCACGCCGCGATCCGGCGGATCGAATCGCTGCTGACGGTGGATCCGGAGGCGGACGCGGCATGA
- a CDS encoding LysE family translocator yields the protein MISGFFLGSSLLVITTPGPDAALVTQLVLRTGRRTPALAAAVGMLTAGALHATLAISGVSLVLAGRPELFTAVRWCGAAVMLLWGIRALRAALRPDCPSPREPGQDARQPAPTSLRRCWLQGLLCTGSNPKVGLFLLAFLPQFVPPGDPPARTMAVLAAVHLSLAALWLAFLSGAVHLLRRWVAARRPHAGAGMGRVVEAVVGTVFIAFAVRLGLGG from the coding sequence ATGATCAGCGGGTTCTTCCTGGGCAGTTCACTTCTCGTGATCACGACACCTGGACCGGACGCGGCACTGGTCACCCAGCTGGTGCTGCGCACCGGGCGGCGGACTCCCGCGCTCGCCGCCGCGGTGGGCATGCTGACGGCGGGCGCTCTCCATGCGACGCTTGCCATCAGCGGAGTGTCGCTCGTGCTCGCCGGCCGGCCGGAGCTGTTCACCGCCGTTCGCTGGTGTGGTGCGGCGGTCATGCTGTTATGGGGCATACGGGCCCTGCGGGCCGCGCTGCGCCCGGACTGCCCGTCGCCGCGGGAGCCGGGGCAGGATGCCCGGCAGCCGGCCCCGACATCCCTGCGGCGCTGCTGGCTGCAGGGCCTGCTGTGCACCGGCAGCAACCCCAAGGTCGGGCTGTTCCTGCTGGCGTTCCTGCCGCAGTTCGTGCCACCGGGGGATCCCCCGGCACGCACCATGGCGGTGCTCGCCGCCGTCCATCTGTCGCTGGCGGCACTGTGGCTGGCTTTTCTGAGCGGCGCGGTGCATCTGCTGCGCCGCTGGGTGGCCGCGCGCCGGCCCCATGCCGGCGCCGGCATGGGGCGAGTGGTCGAGGCGGTGGTGGGGACAGTGTTCATCGCATTCGCCGTCCGGCTGGGACTCGGTGGGTGA
- a CDS encoding methylated-DNA--[protein]-cysteine S-methyltransferase encodes MQNVIETRSRSAANEVMAPVVVAEHHTLLGRLALAATDEALLYCGFFPPEAVRQRLAAGGRECVDESSAGAGRLGVIQEARGQLDAFLAGKRRSFSVPLDTGLATPFSKEVVLAVAEYVPYGGTATYGELAATVHRPGAARAVGKALGANPLCVVLPCHRVVGASGRLTGYAGGVAAKRFLLDLESQD; translated from the coding sequence ATGCAGAACGTCATTGAGACCAGAAGCCGCAGCGCGGCGAACGAAGTGATGGCCCCCGTTGTCGTCGCCGAGCACCACACCCTCCTCGGTCGCCTGGCGCTCGCCGCCACAGATGAAGCCCTGCTCTACTGCGGCTTCTTCCCGCCGGAGGCCGTACGGCAGCGGCTTGCGGCAGGAGGCCGGGAGTGTGTGGACGAGTCCTCGGCCGGCGCCGGCCGGCTGGGCGTGATACAGGAGGCACGCGGTCAGCTGGACGCCTTCCTCGCGGGGAAGCGGCGCTCGTTCTCCGTGCCGCTGGACACGGGCCTGGCCACACCATTCAGCAAGGAGGTGGTGCTGGCGGTCGCGGAGTACGTTCCGTACGGCGGTACGGCAACGTACGGGGAGCTGGCCGCGACGGTGCACCGCCCCGGGGCCGCACGGGCGGTTGGCAAGGCCCTGGGGGCGAACCCCTTATGTGTGGTGCTGCCCTGCCACCGCGTCGTCGGTGCCTCGGGTCGTCTGACGGGATACGCGGGCGGCGTCGCCGCCAAGCGATTCCTGCTCGATCTGGAATCCCAGGACTGA
- a CDS encoding MGMT family protein yields MNRGGERTTQPDGGVEAALAGLVGPAPTDFAARVLQRVGVPRDRYDMYLHLDAPAGGLYVAYGAEAVTGAALGRTLPGPEAFEEAHLARTGRSAIRTTRPLPGLRTALRTGRAKGLRIDLPELTEVECTVLEAVRTIPRGQLRPLAWVAREAALSGTAAVTEALEVNPVPLLIPCHRVTFDEGGPCDLRYGPVVGAVLRGAEGIDDALVGLSRRGTVFLGSDTTRIYCHPTCAHARRITPSHQVPFRSARAAREAGYRACKSCRPIAA; encoded by the coding sequence GTGAACCGAGGTGGGGAAAGGACCACGCAGCCGGACGGCGGCGTGGAGGCGGCCCTGGCGGGACTTGTGGGTCCCGCTCCGACGGACTTCGCGGCACGGGTGCTGCAGCGGGTGGGCGTCCCGAGGGACCGATACGACATGTATCTGCACCTCGACGCCCCCGCCGGCGGGCTGTACGTCGCGTACGGGGCGGAAGCCGTGACGGGAGCAGCGCTCGGCAGAACGCTGCCCGGCCCCGAGGCGTTCGAGGAAGCACACCTCGCCCGCACGGGCCGGAGCGCGATCCGTACGACGAGGCCCCTGCCGGGGCTGCGGACCGCCCTGCGCACCGGGCGTGCCAAGGGGCTGCGGATCGATCTGCCGGAGCTCACCGAAGTGGAGTGCACGGTGCTCGAAGCGGTACGCACCATTCCACGCGGTCAGTTGCGGCCGCTTGCCTGGGTGGCGCGGGAGGCCGCGCTCTCCGGGACCGCCGCTGTCACCGAGGCCCTTGAGGTCAATCCGGTGCCGCTGCTGATCCCATGTCATCGGGTCACCTTCGATGAGGGGGGTCCCTGCGACCTGCGGTACGGCCCCGTAGTCGGGGCGGTGCTGCGCGGTGCCGAGGGTATCGACGACGCGTTGGTGGGGCTGTCCCGCAGGGGGACGGTGTTTCTCGGCAGCGATACCACGCGTATCTACTGCCACCCGACCTGTGCCCACGCGCGCCGGATCACCCCGTCCCACCAGGTGCCGTTCCGCTCGGCGCGGGCCGCCCGCGAGGCGGGATACCGGGCCTGCAAGAGCTGCCGGCCGATAGCCGCGTGA
- a CDS encoding RNA polymerase sigma factor, translating to MDETAEPLCERLARDLDDGFTELVRVHASAVHAFLLRVTGSAAEADDLGQETFLRAYTALQGYSAQRRRALRPRAWLMTIAANIWRNHVRTCVRRPVAAARVEDSCESWPAEEPGPQERADTAADRALLVAALARLPEPARVAVVLRHVVGMSYAEVAEVQGCPVGTAKAQVSRGIGTLRQLLEPQVAMLREVTM from the coding sequence ATGGACGAGACAGCCGAGCCACTCTGCGAACGCCTGGCGAGGGATCTGGACGACGGTTTCACGGAACTGGTCCGGGTCCACGCCTCAGCGGTCCATGCCTTCTTGCTCCGGGTGACGGGATCCGCCGCGGAAGCAGACGACCTGGGCCAGGAGACGTTCCTGCGCGCCTACACGGCACTGCAGGGGTACTCCGCGCAACGTCGCCGTGCGTTGCGTCCACGCGCCTGGCTGATGACGATCGCCGCGAACATATGGCGCAATCATGTGCGCACCTGCGTTCGCAGGCCCGTCGCGGCTGCGCGTGTGGAGGACTCCTGCGAGAGCTGGCCGGCCGAGGAGCCGGGGCCGCAGGAGCGCGCGGACACGGCCGCCGATCGGGCGCTGCTGGTCGCGGCGCTCGCGCGATTACCTGAGCCGGCCCGCGTCGCGGTGGTGCTGCGGCATGTGGTCGGGATGAGTTACGCCGAAGTGGCCGAGGTGCAGGGATGCCCGGTCGGTACGGCCAAGGCTCAGGTGTCGAGAGGGATCGGCACCCTGCGTCAATTGCTGGAACCGCAAGTCGCGATGCTGAGGGAGGTGACGATGTGA
- a CDS encoding histone-like nucleoid-structuring protein Lsr2 — protein MAQKIITIYMDDLTGEESSEVATHTLSLDGVTYELDLSPDSYDQLLEAMAPFTRVGRKTGKGKKSARKGAPGGENTAEIRAWAKAHGYTVSDRGRVPAEIREAYAKAGK, from the coding sequence ATGGCACAGAAGATCATCACTATCTATATGGACGACCTCACGGGCGAAGAGTCCTCGGAGGTTGCCACCCACACCCTCTCGCTCGACGGTGTGACCTACGAGCTCGACCTGAGCCCGGACAGCTATGACCAGCTCTTGGAAGCCATGGCACCGTTCACGAGGGTGGGGCGCAAGACCGGGAAGGGGAAGAAGTCCGCTCGCAAGGGGGCTCCCGGCGGGGAGAACACCGCGGAAATCAGGGCTTGGGCAAAGGCACACGGTTACACCGTGAGCGACCGTGGCCGTGTACCGGCCGAGATTCGCGAGGCGTACGCCAAGGCCGGCAAGTAG
- a CDS encoding MDR/zinc-dependent alcohol dehydrogenase-like family protein, whose translation MASTDAKLDFARPQGADLGVDYTSEDWPEQVRTAAAGGEILRRSLDVLAPYGRPVTYGAASGEPGSIPVTDHLFALRSVGFSLIAAHAVDAERAVKDRPG comes from the coding sequence ATGGCCAGTACGGATGCCAAGCTGGACTTCGCCCGCCCCCAGGGCGCCGACCTCGGTGTCGACTACACCAGCGAGGACTGGCCGGAGCAGGTCCGCACGGCCGCGGCCGGCGGCGAGATCCTGCGCCGCAGCCTGGACGTACTGGCCCCGTACGGACGGCCGGTGACGTACGGAGCCGCGAGCGGCGAGCCCGGCAGCATCCCCGTCACCGACCACCTGTTCGCCCTGAGGTCCGTCGGGTTCTCCCTCATAGCCGCGCATGCGGTCGACGCCGAGCGCGCCGTGAAGGACCGACCTGGCTGA